Proteins encoded in a region of the Elaeis guineensis isolate ETL-2024a chromosome 7, EG11, whole genome shotgun sequence genome:
- the LOC105048341 gene encoding uncharacterized protein, which produces MADKSDVRYKAGEAAGHAQVKKDETMDSARDAAQQAGGYVQHAGEQVKNMAQGAADAMKNAVGMGGNTTTTTKR; this is translated from the exons atGGCGGACAAGTCGGACGTGAGGTACAAAGCTGGAGAGGCTGCAGGTCACGCTCAG GTCAAGAAGGATGAGACGATGGATAGCGCACGTGACGCAGCTCAGCAGGCAGGTGGTTACGTGCAGCATGCTGGGGAGCAGGTGAAGAACATGGCTCAAGGGGCAGCTGATGCCATGAAGAATGCTGTGGGGATGGGAGGCaataccaccaccaccaccaagcGTTAG